From Candidatus Poribacteria bacterium:
GTGAGTGTCGGGCAAGAAAAAAGGGAACCGGTAAAAAACCAGTTCCCTGTGGATATTCTACTGGACTTCGACAGCTAAGCTGACAGTCCAGCAACAGCAGCGTCCTCACTGTCGAAATGTTCAAACAGATTAACCAAACGACTCAGAACAATGAGATTTTTGATATGTTTCCCGACATTGACGACACCCACGCGTCCTTGTTTTCGGGACGCAGCGGCGTATGCTTCCATCAAGGGGCCAAGACCTGAACTATCAATCCGATTGACCTGCTCGAAATTGATGAGGATGCGTGGGGTATCAGAAGCCTCTATTTGTGGCAAAATAACTTCCCGTAAGTCTGATACGGAACGTCCGCTTACCTTTCCAGTGGGTTTCAAAATCGAGATGCCATTTTGCTGGCGAATTTGCGTTGTCATTTTTTTCTCCTTTTTTTAGTTGTGGATTTTGTCACTGTTAATTGTTTTTCGATACTATTCAAACGTTCACTTTAAAGATGCGTTGACTTCACCCGAATTCTATTAAAAAACCTTCTTTTTACTTCAAATCTAAGTCTACGTCTGTTTTGAGGCGTTTATGGAGTGTTTCAAAAGACGCTCCCCAATGCCTCTCCTCTGTATGAGGATCGCGCTGTTCAGCAGGCACGATAATCTCATTATAGCCGAAAGCAAGGTAACCGATGCCGAAGAGTAACAAACAGACGAGGAGTAGATTAATCATTAGGAAACGCATTTTTTTCTCCTTATTAGAATAGGACTTGCATTTGAATTTGCAAGTGGCAATCTTGCTAAAATTTTACATCCGTTGATTTAAGTGACGCACTTTAGATGTCAAAAGGGTGCATTATTTTCAAAACGGGTGTTGAAACCAAATGAACTCAATTTTTCTCCCTTTTGCCTATATAGAGTTCGTTCAGGGAAAAAAGATAGTAAAAAATTTGTCAAAGGCATTGCTTGCAAGCCAAAGCTTGCTGAAAGTGAGGTTGTTGTTACTACAAATGAGTTCTAAAACAGTTGCATTTTTTCATTTAAAATTTTCAGAATATACAAATGTCCAGATGGTTCGTTTACTGTTCATGCTCTCTATTACTTAAAGACGAAAACTCGATCAGACAAACGTGCATTATGTGCCAAAAATGAAAAAACTGGATTTTTGGGAAGTTGTTCCGCTGTTTTTTACCAATTTTCTTTATCTTGATTTATTTTTTCAGGAGTGGTAAAATATCTTGAAGGAGACTACTTGATGAAACTGTTATCCCATCTACTGATTTTTGTGCTTGGCATCGGACTTTCCGCCACTACGGCAGCACCTGACACTCCCCCTTGGCAACCTGTAGGACAATACACACACCCTGATATCCGGGAGAGTTCCGGCATTGTCGCGAGTCGGCAGTTTGAAGGTGTCTATTGGACTCTCAACGACTCCGGTAACCCAGCAACACTCTACGCCACAAAGCTCAATGGTGAATTGATCCAAGAGGTCGCAATAAAGGGTTCTGGAAACTTCGATTGGGAGGCACTCGGTATTGACGACAAAAATCAACTCTGGATTGGCGAAATTGGGAATAACAGCAGACTGCGATTCGATCTGAAAGTCGTTGTTATCGCAGAACCGAACCCTTTCACTGAAACGGAGGCGAAGGTCATCGCGAGTTATCCGTATCGGTATCCGAACGAAAATGTGGATGCGGAGGGGCTCTTTATTGTTGAAGATATTCCTTATATTGTCTCTAAAGAAAGAGAACGTGCAGGGCTTTACCGGTTCTCAACCCTGAAAGCCGATACCAAACAGGTGTTAGAAAAGGTTGGCGAATTCCTTGACGCAAAGTTCATTACAGGCGCGGGAGTCTCAGAAGACGGGACGCGGCTTGCTGTTTGCACCTACAACGCACTCTGGGTTTATCACGGTACAGCCGGTAATTTAGCAGAAATGATTCAAAGCACACCCTGGTCCTTACCTCACAATTTCTATGGAGAAGCCGTCTGTTTTGATGGCTACGACCTCGTCTTGACAAATGAGGCACGGGACCTCTACGCGATGCCACAGTTTTGGTATGAGAGGGAATGGGCATTACCACCAAAGGATACCCAATCGGCAATTGATCTACTCCCGAAGACGGCAGCGCACGGCGTAACGGTTCAGATAGAAAATTATCGTACAGCGGGTATTGATATCAGTGGAAGCCATGTCGCTTTCACGCCAGAGGGTGTTGGAGAGACAGCGTCCTTAACCATTCCAATTAAAGTCCCTTGTCGGGATGTTTATGAGATTCGCGCCGTTTTAACACGTGGGCA
This genomic window contains:
- a CDS encoding STAS domain-containing protein, translated to MTTQIRQQNGISILKPTGKVSGRSVSDLREVILPQIEASDTPRILINFEQVNRIDSSGLGPLMEAYAAASRKQGRVGVVNVGKHIKNLIVLSRLVNLFEHFDSEDAAVAGLSA